One Syntrophaceae bacterium DNA window includes the following coding sequences:
- a CDS encoding peptide chain release factor 2 (programmed frameshift), with amino-acid sequence MVEEIQEMMSDLKKRAETLRGCLDIEGLTRRLGELEKETAKADLWDDPEKAKDVLREKTRIESAVASWSKIDRELQDLNVLFELAAEARDDKTFEEVKSGLQRLAEDVRAAEIRRMLGRDEDRLNAILTIHAGAGGTEAQDWAEMLLRMYLRWAEKRGFKTQILDFQPGEEAGLKSATVEVEGEYAFGFAKAESGIHRLVRISPFDAAARRHTSFASVFVYPEVGDEIVVDIDEKDLKIDTYRSSGKGGQHVNKTDSAVRITHLPTGIVVQCQNERSQHKNKAMAMKVLRSRLYEIKLQEQSAKLEELHKAKKDIAWGSQIRSYVLHPYKLIKDHRTNLEVGNVQRVLDGDLDDFIEAYLLSAEQTRSPDR; translated from the exons ATGGTGGAAGAAATCCAGGAAATGATGTCGGATTTGAAAAAACGGGCGGAAACCCTCCGAGGTTGTCTT GACATCGAGGGGCTGACCCGGCGCCTCGGGGAACTCGAGAAGGAGACCGCCAAGGCGGACCTGTGGGACGACCCGGAGAAGGCAAAGGACGTCCTGCGCGAAAAAACCCGGATCGAATCCGCCGTCGCGTCCTGGTCGAAGATCGACCGGGAGCTGCAGGATCTAAACGTGCTGTTCGAGCTGGCGGCCGAGGCCCGGGATGACAAGACCTTCGAAGAGGTCAAGAGCGGCCTGCAGCGCCTCGCCGAGGACGTGCGGGCGGCGGAAATCCGCCGCATGCTCGGGAGGGATGAGGACCGGCTCAACGCCATCCTGACGATCCATGCCGGCGCCGGCGGCACGGAGGCGCAGGACTGGGCGGAGATGCTTCTGCGCATGTACCTCCGGTGGGCGGAGAAGCGCGGTTTCAAGACCCAGATCCTCGACTTCCAGCCCGGCGAGGAGGCGGGGCTCAAGAGCGCCACGGTGGAGGTGGAGGGCGAATATGCCTTCGGCTTCGCCAAGGCCGAATCAGGGATTCACCGGCTCGTCCGGATCTCGCCCTTCGACGCCGCCGCGAGGCGCCACACGTCTTTCGCATCGGTCTTCGTCTACCCCGAGGTGGGCGACGAGATCGTCGTCGACATCGACGAAAAGGACCTGAAGATCGACACCTACCGCTCGTCTGGCAAGGGGGGGCAGCACGTCAACAAGACCGACTCCGCCGTCCGGATCACCCACCTGCCCACGGGGATCGTCGTGCAGTGCCAGAACGAGCGGTCGCAGCACAAGAACAAGGCCATGGCCATGAAGGTGCTCCGTTCCCGCCTCTACGAGATCAAGCTCCAGGAACAGAGCGCGAAGCTGGAGGAGTTGCACAAGGCGAAAAAGGACATCGCCTGGGGAAGCCAGATCCGGTCCTATGTCCTGCACCCCTACAAGCTGATCAAGGACCACCGCACGAATCTCGAGGTGGGCAACGTCCAGAGGGTGCTCGACGGGGATCTCGACGATTTCATCGAGGCCTACCTGCTCAGCGCCGAACAGACCCGGTCCCCCGACAGGTGA